A genomic region of Dactylococcopsis salina PCC 8305 contains the following coding sequences:
- the coaE gene encoding dephospho-CoA kinase (Dephospho-CoA kinase (CoaE) performs the final step in coenzyme A biosynthesis.), whose protein sequence is MTNGEVKQIIGVTGGIGTGKSTVSNYLHKVYNLPILDADFYAREAVSKESRILEAIKQRYGKQILQEDGSLNRSKLGKIIFNQPAEKQWLEQKIHPYVRQCITSELNHLSTKQVVVVIPLLFEAEMTDLVTEIWVVYCSPQQQLARVMARDQLSETEARSRIKAQISLEEKMALADVVIDNSGSTSELQQQIDRLLS, encoded by the coding sequence ATGACAAATGGAGAAGTTAAACAAATTATTGGCGTTACTGGCGGAATTGGAACTGGAAAAAGTACCGTTTCTAATTATTTGCACAAGGTTTATAATCTTCCGATTTTAGATGCTGATTTTTATGCAAGAGAGGCTGTCAGCAAAGAATCGCGGATTTTAGAAGCAATTAAACAACGTTATGGCAAGCAGATATTACAAGAAGATGGTAGTTTAAATCGATCGAAACTCGGCAAAATTATTTTTAATCAGCCAGCAGAAAAACAGTGGTTAGAACAAAAAATTCATCCTTATGTTCGTCAGTGCATAACAAGTGAATTAAATCACTTAAGTACAAAGCAAGTCGTGGTAGTGATACCGCTTTTATTTGAAGCAGAAATGACCGATTTAGTGACAGAAATTTGGGTGGTTTATTGTTCGCCACAGCAACAGTTGGCGCGAGTGATGGCAAGAGACCAACTCTCAGAAACCGAAGCGCGATCGCGCATTAAGGCGCAAATATCGCTAGAGGAAAAAATGGCGCTGGCTGATGTGGTGATTGATAATTCTGGAAGCACCAGTGAACTCCAACAGCAGATCGATCGATTGTTGTCTTAA
- a CDS encoding uroporphyrinogen-III synthase: MSLPLSNQTILVTRAAKQSKTFRHLLEKQGATVIEMAALEIRPPSTWEHLDQALRQLSSFDWLILTSANGVKFFFERLKQLSIDRRLLDSLKMAVVGQKTAAVLEKEGIKPTFIPPNFVADSLVAKFPENLSKQKILFPRVESGGREVLIQEFQAQNAEVIAVAAYQSGCPKTVDPIAIEALKTQTVDIITFASSKTVQCFYNLLISELGSRVRLREVLAEVYIASIGPQTSQSCQELLNQCDIEAKVYTLEGLTEAITERISGGKRQEFQ; encoded by the coding sequence ATGTCTCTTCCGTTAAGCAATCAAACCATTTTAGTTACTCGCGCCGCCAAACAAAGTAAAACCTTTCGCCATTTATTAGAAAAACAGGGCGCAACTGTTATCGAAATGGCAGCATTAGAAATTCGTCCGCCTTCGACTTGGGAACATTTAGATCAGGCGCTTCGACAATTATCTAGTTTCGATTGGTTGATTCTAACTTCAGCGAATGGTGTAAAATTCTTTTTTGAACGGCTGAAACAATTAAGCATCGATCGTCGCCTTTTAGACTCCCTTAAAATGGCAGTGGTGGGTCAAAAAACCGCCGCTGTTTTAGAAAAAGAAGGGATCAAACCAACCTTTATTCCTCCTAACTTTGTTGCTGATTCTCTAGTTGCTAAATTTCCAGAAAATTTATCTAAACAAAAAATCCTTTTTCCTCGTGTTGAAAGTGGCGGGAGAGAGGTATTAATTCAGGAATTTCAAGCACAAAATGCGGAAGTGATTGCGGTTGCTGCTTATCAATCTGGTTGTCCGAAAACAGTCGATCCGATCGCGATCGAAGCCCTCAAAACCCAAACCGTTGATATAATAACCTTTGCGAGTTCAAAAACCGTTCAATGTTTTTATAATCTTTTGATTTCTGAATTGGGTTCTAGGGTACGCTTAAGAGAAGTCTTAGCAGAAGTCTATATCGCTTCTATTGGCCCCCAAACTTCTCAATCCTGTCAAGAACTACTTAATCAATGCGATATTGAAGCCAAAGTATATACTTTAGAAGGATTAACAGAAGCAATCACAGAAAGAATTTCTGGCGGAAAACGTCAGGAATTTCAGTAA
- the uvrA gene encoding excinuclease ABC subunit UvrA, whose translation MSDSSSPSIRIRGARQHNLKNVDLELPRDRLIVFTGVSGSGKSSLAFDTIFAEGQRRYVESLSAYARQFLGQVDKPDVDAIEGLSPAISIDQKSTSHNPRSTVGTVTEIYDYLRLLFGRAGEPHCPHCDRAISPQTIDQMCDHILELPDRTRFQLLAPVVRGKKGTHQQLLSSLASEGFVRVRVDGTVRELTESIKLSKNKAHTIEVVVDRLIKKEGIQERLADSLATTLKHSDGLAVVEILNETSEEKPPQEIIFSENFACPEHGAVMEELSPRLFSFNSPYGACSNCHGIGKLRMFSPELIVPDPKQPVYSAIAPWSEKDNSYYLSLLYSLGEAYGFELQTPWKKLTVEQQNIILYGSNEPIFVYEDARGREIRGYEKQYWGVITGLERTLENASDTYKQKLEQYMVDQTCEVCGGKRLKPESLSVQLGQYKITELTGVSIAESLNRVQHLKLSSKQAKIGELALKEIEARLQFLLDVGLDYLTLDRPAMTLSGGEAQRIRLATQIGSGLTGVLYVLDEPSIGLHQRDNGKLLETLKKLRDLGNTLIVVEHDEETIRNADQLVDIGPGAGIHGGEIVSQGTLKTIINCKKSITGDYLARRRVIETPTERRKGNGKSLYLINAYANNLKHIDVEIPLGKLVCVTGVSGSGKSTLINELLYPALQHRLGYKIPFPKGLENLKGLNAVDKVIVIDQAPIGRTPRSNPATYTGVFDPIRSVFTETVEAKARGYKAGRFSFNVKGGRCEACNGQGVNVIEMNFLPNVYVECEVCKGARYNRETLQVKYKGHSIADVLHLTAEEALKVFENIPRAATRLQTLVDVGLGYIPLGQPAPTLSGGEAQRIKLATELSRRATGKTLYLIDEPTTGLSFYDVHQLLNVLQRLVDKGNSVLVIEHNLDIIRCADWLIDLGPEGGDKGGEIMVTGTPEMVAKETKSYTGQYLLQ comes from the coding sequence ATGTCTGATTCTTCTTCTCCTAGCATTCGCATTCGTGGTGCGAGACAGCATAATCTCAAAAATGTTGATTTGGAATTACCGCGCGATCGACTCATTGTTTTTACTGGGGTTTCGGGGTCGGGGAAATCTTCTCTTGCATTCGATACAATTTTCGCAGAGGGACAACGGCGCTATGTGGAATCTTTGAGCGCTTATGCCCGTCAATTCCTCGGACAGGTGGATAAACCTGATGTGGATGCGATCGAGGGGTTAAGTCCAGCCATTTCCATTGATCAAAAATCTACTTCCCACAATCCGCGCTCAACGGTGGGAACAGTCACAGAAATTTATGATTACTTACGGCTTTTATTTGGTCGCGCTGGTGAACCCCATTGTCCCCACTGCGATCGCGCGATTTCTCCGCAAACGATCGATCAAATGTGTGATCACATTTTAGAACTGCCCGATCGCACTCGTTTCCAACTGTTAGCGCCAGTGGTACGCGGCAAAAAAGGAACGCATCAACAGTTACTTTCCAGTTTAGCCAGTGAAGGATTCGTGCGAGTGCGGGTGGATGGTACAGTAAGAGAACTGACAGAAAGCATTAAACTGAGTAAAAATAAAGCGCACACGATCGAAGTTGTGGTCGATCGACTGATTAAAAAAGAAGGAATCCAAGAACGTTTAGCGGATTCTTTAGCCACTACTCTAAAACATTCTGACGGATTAGCAGTTGTCGAGATTTTAAACGAAACATCAGAAGAAAAACCGCCTCAAGAAATTATTTTTTCTGAAAACTTTGCTTGTCCAGAACATGGCGCAGTCATGGAAGAATTATCCCCTCGTTTATTCTCTTTTAATTCCCCTTATGGCGCTTGTTCTAACTGTCATGGTATTGGAAAATTACGGATGTTTTCTCCAGAATTAATTGTTCCTGATCCGAAACAACCCGTTTACAGCGCGATCGCGCCTTGGTCAGAAAAAGACAATAGTTATTATCTTTCTTTACTGTATAGTTTAGGAGAGGCTTACGGATTTGAACTGCAAACGCCTTGGAAAAAACTAACAGTAGAACAACAAAATATTATCTTATATGGAAGTAATGAACCAATTTTTGTTTATGAAGATGCCAGAGGAAGAGAAATTAGAGGTTATGAAAAACAATATTGGGGAGTAATTACAGGATTAGAACGAACGTTAGAAAACGCTTCAGATACCTACAAACAAAAATTAGAACAGTATATGGTTGATCAAACTTGTGAAGTTTGTGGGGGAAAAAGACTGAAACCAGAATCGCTTTCCGTTCAATTAGGACAATATAAAATTACTGAATTAACAGGTGTTTCTATTGCTGAAAGTTTAAATCGCGTTCAACACTTAAAACTCTCATCAAAACAAGCAAAAATTGGGGAGTTAGCTTTAAAGGAAATCGAAGCAAGATTACAATTTTTACTAGATGTCGGCTTAGATTATTTAACGCTCGATCGACCAGCAATGACCCTTTCTGGGGGAGAAGCGCAACGAATTCGTCTAGCTACACAAATCGGATCAGGATTAACTGGTGTACTTTATGTTTTAGACGAACCCAGTATTGGCTTACATCAAAGAGATAACGGAAAACTGTTAGAAACTCTCAAAAAACTGAGAGATTTAGGAAACACTTTAATTGTTGTCGAACACGATGAAGAAACCATCCGCAATGCTGACCAACTTGTTGATATTGGACCCGGCGCTGGAATTCACGGCGGCGAAATTGTTTCCCAGGGAACATTAAAAACAATAATTAACTGTAAAAAATCTATTACAGGTGACTATTTAGCTAGAAGACGAGTCATAGAAACGCCCACAGAAAGACGAAAAGGAAACGGAAAATCTTTGTATTTAATTAATGCTTATGCCAACAACTTAAAACACATTGATGTTGAGATTCCATTAGGTAAATTAGTTTGTGTCACTGGTGTATCCGGTTCTGGAAAATCTACCTTAATTAATGAGTTGCTTTATCCTGCTTTACAACATCGTTTAGGGTATAAAATTCCCTTTCCCAAAGGATTAGAAAACCTCAAAGGATTAAATGCAGTTGATAAAGTGATTGTTATTGATCAAGCCCCAATTGGTCGCACGCCTCGATCGAATCCAGCCACTTATACAGGAGTCTTTGATCCGATTCGATCGGTATTTACAGAAACCGTCGAAGCTAAAGCCAGAGGCTATAAAGCAGGACGATTTTCTTTTAATGTTAAAGGAGGACGTTGCGAGGCTTGTAATGGACAGGGAGTTAATGTCATTGAAATGAATTTTCTTCCTAACGTTTATGTAGAATGCGAAGTTTGTAAAGGCGCAAGATATAACCGTGAAACCTTGCAAGTAAAATATAAAGGACATTCTATTGCAGATGTTTTACACCTCACCGCAGAAGAGGCTTTAAAAGTATTTGAAAACATTCCTCGCGCCGCCACTCGTTTACAAACTTTAGTGGATGTCGGGTTAGGTTATATTCCCCTTGGACAACCCGCACCCACCTTGTCTGGAGGAGAAGCGCAACGGATTAAATTAGCAACAGAATTGTCTCGACGGGCGACGGGAAAAACCTTATATTTAATTGATGAACCGACCACTGGTTTATCGTTTTATGATGTCCATCAATTACTTAATGTTTTACAGCGTTTAGTGGATAAAGGAAACTCAGTTTTGGTTATTGAACATAATCTTGATATTATTCGTTGTGCTGATTGGTTAATTGATCTCGGTCCCGAAGGAGGAGACAAAGGAGGGGAAATCATGGTAACAGGAACACCAGAAATGGTCGCTAAAGAAACTAAATCTTATACTGGACAATACTTATTACAGTAA
- a CDS encoding polyamine aminopropyltransferase, with the protein MTSKQRNLLLLAAAISSASGLASELLLGTLASYLVGNEALSYGLALGGFLAAMGVGSYLSRFVGNEKNMLLTAFMTVELLIAPLNAILPVGLFLLFIVGGEIWLGLALVTLILGTLAGLEIPLLTRMVEQEEGVKEALAGVLAMDYFGALVGSLAFPVLLLPLVGMFPAAAILGVFPAVMVFLLGRAFPQLRQWRIWGLSIALGLTIFAVIVISFTQRLEDNLYGAPIMQRTQSSYQRLVLTRRGNYVRLFLDGDLQFSSSDEYRYHEGLVHPALTAVSRPQKVLLLGAGDGLGLREVLKWDTVEEVMLIELDPKVVEWAKTYPALVEANQNAFSDSRVEVRYGDAFQVVSQLEANFDVIIADFPDPDRNVLAKLYSLGFYQQLKAHLSPRGVFVTQGSSPFFAPKAFSCIAATLEAVDFQVHPYTVNVPSFGPWGFVLATSTPFHPEQITELPIKTRFLSSAMLPSLFVLPKDFQPQAVEINTLAHPVIVNYERDRRWVLY; encoded by the coding sequence ATGACTTCTAAACAACGCAATCTTCTCCTCCTCGCCGCCGCGATTTCTTCTGCTAGTGGGTTAGCCAGTGAATTATTATTAGGAACATTAGCGAGTTATCTCGTGGGAAATGAGGCGCTTTCTTATGGTCTTGCGTTAGGGGGGTTTCTCGCTGCGATGGGAGTGGGGTCATATCTCAGCCGTTTTGTTGGCAATGAAAAAAATATGCTATTAACTGCATTTATGACGGTCGAGTTATTAATTGCGCCACTGAATGCGATTCTACCAGTGGGGTTGTTTCTGCTTTTTATTGTCGGTGGCGAAATTTGGTTAGGATTAGCTTTAGTCACCCTCATTCTGGGAACATTAGCAGGCTTAGAGATTCCCTTGTTAACCCGTATGGTCGAGCAAGAGGAGGGGGTAAAAGAGGCTCTCGCTGGTGTGTTAGCAATGGACTATTTTGGGGCGTTGGTGGGGTCGTTAGCGTTTCCTGTTTTATTGTTACCGCTAGTGGGAATGTTTCCTGCGGCTGCGATTTTAGGCGTTTTTCCAGCAGTGATGGTATTTTTGCTCGGACGAGCTTTTCCTCAGTTGCGTCAGTGGCGGATTTGGGGGCTATCGATCGCCCTTGGTTTGACCATTTTTGCAGTGATTGTGATTTCTTTTACCCAACGTCTCGAAGATAATCTTTATGGTGCGCCAATTATGCAACGTACCCAGTCTTCTTATCAACGTTTGGTTTTAACCCGTCGCGGTAATTATGTGCGCTTGTTTCTAGATGGTGATCTCCAATTTTCTAGCAGTGATGAATACCGCTACCATGAAGGGTTAGTTCATCCCGCATTAACCGCCGTTTCTCGCCCTCAAAAAGTGTTACTCTTAGGCGCTGGTGATGGTTTAGGGTTGCGAGAAGTTTTGAAATGGGACACGGTAGAGGAAGTGATGCTGATTGAACTTGATCCAAAAGTGGTGGAATGGGCGAAAACTTATCCCGCTTTGGTGGAAGCGAATCAAAATGCTTTTTCTGATTCACGGGTAGAGGTGCGTTATGGAGATGCGTTTCAAGTGGTTTCCCAACTAGAAGCCAATTTTGATGTTATTATCGCAGATTTTCCCGACCCCGATCGCAACGTTTTGGCGAAGTTATATTCCCTTGGCTTTTATCAACAGTTAAAGGCTCATCTTTCTCCGAGGGGAGTCTTTGTTACACAAGGGAGTAGTCCTTTTTTTGCGCCTAAAGCCTTTTCTTGTATCGCAGCCACTTTAGAAGCTGTTGATTTCCAAGTCCATCCTTACACCGTTAATGTTCCCAGTTTTGGCCCCTGGGGTTTTGTTCTAGCCACATCAACCCCATTTCACCCTGAACAAATAACAGAACTCCCGATTAAAACTCGCTTTCTCTCTTCTGCTATGCTTCCGAGTTTATTTGTCCTTCCGAAAGATTTTCAACCACAAGCGGTAGAAATTAACACTCTCGCTCATCCTGTTATTGTTAATTATGAGCGCGATCGACGCTGGGTTTTATATTAA